The Streptomyces collinus DNA segment GCGTGATGCGTTGTGTCTAGATCCGCAGAAGCTGGAGCTCGGCCAGGGAAGGCGGGGCCCTGGCACCGTCCGAATCCACGACCGCGTACGCCCGAACGGCGCTCTCCCCCACGGACACGGGGACCGGGTCGGGAACCAGCGGGGGCAGCACCGGCCCCCCGCCCACGGCGGCCGACGCACAGGTCGCGTCGGCGTGCCGGACATGCCCGTCAGGGCAGTGCAGATAGGGCATGACGTGGGTCGTCGGCACGGAGGCCGGGGCCGTCCGGGCCTGGTGACCCTGCATCACATGCGCCCGCTGAGACAGACCACCCCCGGGCGCCAGCCCGTGCATCCCCAGCAACCCCGCCAACAGCCCCAGCACGCACAGCACATGCCACCGCCGCAGGGGGGGTCGCTGAGCACGGGCGGGGCTGTTCACGCGCCCATCGTAGTGACAGCCCCCGAGACCGAGGGAAGGGGCCTGGCCGGTGCTGTGCAGGGACCACTCAGGAGGGCATCGGCGGCGGTCATGGGAAAGGCCTCCCGGGAAGTTCCCAGGAGGCCCCTGACGCATTGCTCGACACTGTGGGCGCGGACGGTTTCGAACCGCCGACATCCTGCTTGTAAGGCAGGCGCTCTACCCCTGAGCTACGCACCCGGCTCCCGGGCCATGCGCCCAGGACGAGTCGACAGCCTACATGGCCCGGGGCGCAGTCCCGCAAACCCGTATCGCGGGAGCGTCCGGGGTGCCGCACCTGGGGGTAACCCCACCGTTGATCCGGGAGTGGCCCGGATCCCCCGGCGGGCCCCGGGTCCATACGGTCGTAGAGCGCACCGGAGCGCCCACCGTCCGTCCAGGGGGAGACCGTCATGACCGCACGCAACGCCACCGCCCGCGCCACCGCCCTCGCCGGGGCCGTCGTCGTGCTCGTCGCCGGGCTCAGCGCCTGCGGGGCGTCCGCCGGGGAGGACACGGACCCCGACCACCGGTCCTTCGGCCTCCAGGGCCGCACCCTCACCGTCGACTCCGACGACTCGGCCCTGGAGATCGTCGCCTCCGACGAGAGCCCGGCGGGCAAGGTCGAGGTCACCCGGTGGTTCCAGGGCTCGGTCGTCGTCGGGAAGGAACCCGAGGTCACCTGGGCCATGCGCGACGACCGTCTGGTGCTGCGTCTGAAGTGCTCCGGCATCGTCGCCGACTGCTCGGCCAAGCACCGCGTCGAGGTCCCCCGCGGCATCACCGTCAAGGTCCGGGACGGCGACGGCACGGTCCACGCCCGGGGCTTCCAGGACCCCCTGAACATCCGCACCGGCGACGGATCCGTCCGCGTCACCGACACCACCGGCCCCGTGGAGGTGCGCACCGGCGACGGGTCCATCCGCGTCACCGGCACCAGTGGTCCCCTGCGGATGCGCACTGGCGACGGATCCATCCGTGCGAACGTCTCCTCCCTCGACGTCCGCACCCACACCGGCGACGGTTCGGCCCGCCTCGAACTCGGTGCCGTGCCGGACCGTGTCGAGTCCCGCAGCAGCGACGGCTCCGTGACCATCGCACTGCCCCGGGCCACCTACCGCGTGACCACCGAGACCGGTGACGGCGGCGTCGACGTGTCCGTGCCCCGCGACGAGAGCAGCTCCCACCGGGTGTCCGCCCACACCGGCGACGGCAGCGTGACGGTGCGAACAGTGAACTGAACGGCCCGTGTGTTCGTCCTCTACCGGTGGGAGAATGACACCGGGCAGGGTGGACCACAGCACGGGAGAGGGATGTGACGGCGACACCAGGACAGCCGGACTCGCCGTCGGTGCCGCGCGCACATCGTCCGCGCCGCCGCAGCCCACGCGTCCCCGGGCCCCTCCGCGCCCTCGGGCCCCTCCTCCGCATCCCCGGGCCGCTGCGCGACACGCTCGTCGTGGCCGCGCTCCCGCTGCTGGCCGCTCCGGCCCTGGCCGCCGCCTTCGCGGGCGGGGGCACCCGGCGCTGGTTCGGCGGCCGGGCCGAGAACCAGCGGGCCGAGGCCCAGGCCGCGAAGGACGACGCCGCGGCGGCCTTCTACGAGCTCGACACCGCCCAGCGCGACCTGCGCATCTCGATCGAGACGATCACCGCCGTCGACGACTCCCCCGCAGCCCGGCGGGCCGTCGCCGACTTCGACGCGCTGGGCCGGCGGATCGACGAGGCCAGTCGCCGGTACATCAACGCCGTCGACGCGCATGATCTCGACCGCGACGACCTGGAGGCGTCCGCCGCGTCCCGTGCCCGCGGCGAACTGACCGCCGCCAAGGAGGAACTCGGCCGGGTCAAGCAGGAGCTCGACCGGTTCACCGACGGTCTCGGCCCGCTCCTCGGCAAGGCGGAGACCCAGCTGGCCCGTCTCGCCCCCGCGGTGGAACGCGCCCGTCAGGCCCTGCTCGCCGCCTCCAACGCGCTGGACGCCGTACGAGCGTCGGGTCTCAGGGCGGACGACCTCGCCGCCCGGCTCGCCGCCCTCTCCCCGGAGCTGACCAAGCTGAACCAGGGCGCCGGGCAGCACGGCGTGCCGCAGACCCTGGAGCGGGCCGAGCGGGTCACGCGCGAGGCCGAGGCGGTCCGGGTGGAGGCCGAGCGGCTGCCCGACCGCGCCGCCGAGATCGACCACCGGCTCGTCTCCCTGCGCACCCGCGCCCAAGCCCTCACCACCCGCTCCGAGCAGGTCGAACCGACCCTGAGCGAACTCCGGCGCCGCTTCACCGCGGCCTGCTGGCAGGACCTCCAGCACGTCCCGGACGCCGCCGCCGAGAACGTCCGCCAGGCCGAGACGAGACTGGCCGAGGCCCGCACCGCCCGCGGCGAACAGCGCTGGGCCGACGCGACGGCCCTGCTGTCGACCGTGCGGGCCCTGCTGAACAACACCGACGAGGCCGTGTCGGCCGCCGGGGACCGCCTGCACCGCCTGAACGCGGTGCAGAAGGACCCCCGGCAGGAGATCGACCGCACCCGCTTCGCCATCCGCGACGCCCAGCGCCTCGCCATGGCCGGCCGCAACACCCCCGACCCGCGCCACGCCCGCCCCCTGGACGACGCCGTGGCCCGCCTGGACCGCGCCGTCGCCGGCCTCGAAGGCCGCCACCCCGACTACTGGCACTTCCTCACGGAGACGGAGGGGATCCGGCGGTCGGTGGCCCGGGTGGTGGACGGGATCCGCGAGGAGCGAGGGGCCGGACACTGAGCCCGGCCCCCGTCCGGTCTCAGGTGCGGTAGGCGTAGTAGTACGCGTTCGGGTACGACGCGACGATGCTCGCCACCGACCTGCGGAGGGTGTTGTTGGAGTGGTAAGTCAGGTACGGCACCCCGCCGCTCTTGTACGTGACGATCATCGTGTGGTCCTTGGACCCGTCCTTGTCGAAGTCCACCTGGAGGACGTCGCCGACCTCCAGCTGGTAGACGTTGGCGAGCGGCGTGGTCCGCTTGGAGTTCTGGGTGAACCAGGACCACTCGTTGACGCCGATGAACGAGTGCGACTGGATGTCGGCGTTGCCGAACCACCTGGTGTAGTCGTGCACGTAGCCGGGGACGTGCTTCCAGCCGCCCGCCTTCAGGGACTGGCTGACGAAGTTGGTGCAGTCGCCGCCGGCGCCGCGGCCGCTGAAGTCCGGGTAGTCCTTGTTGTAGGCGTTCCAGTGCTTCTCGGCGTAGGCCGCCATGGCCTTGTAGTCGTACGTCGTGCCGGTCTTCGGGGCGGCGGCCGGGTTGCGGGTGGTCGCCGCGCGCGGGGCGTTCGGCATGGTGTCGGCGGCGGCGGTCGCCTTGACGGGGGCCGGCTTGGAGAGCGTGTTCACCGCGAGACCGCCCTGATCGGCGTCGCGGACGCCCGTCAGCCGCCAGTCGCCCCGACGGTCGGCCGTGAAGGTCAGTTCGTGCCGGGCCTGGAAGCCGGTGGTCTTCGGCGCGTTGCCGCGGGTCCGGGCGTAGGTCAGCGTCGTGGTCTCGGTGACCTCCGCCTTGGCCGTACGGCCCGTCACCCGCGTGGCGTTCAGGGTGACGGTGGTGCTGGCGTCGCGGTACGTCTCGCCGGCCCGGGCCAGCTTCTCCTTGCGCTGCCCCAGCGCGGACCGGGTGGCGTCCTCGGTGCGGGCCGTGCCGGAGGACAGCGCGACGTCGCCGGAGAAGCCGTCGGTCAGCGGCTTGTCCGCGTCGGCCCGCCCGCCGCCGACCAGGGCGTTGGTGCGGTCGGTGAAGACCGCGTCGGCCAGCCGCTGGAAGGTGGCCCTGGTCCGGGCGTCCACCGTCGGGTCGTCGCTGACCGCCGCGCCCGCGCTCCAGTTGGGCAGCAGGGCGACTCCGGCGACGACCGACGTCGCCGCGGCGCCGACTATCGTGACGCGGCGTCGCGTCCCGCTCAATTTCCGTGATTTCACTGGTGTTTCCCCTCTTGCCCCGGCCAAAGGGTTGCCGGGGTAGGAGATCTTTGCATGGAATGTGTGACTACTGTGAAGGGTGTTGCGCCTATTACTTTCGGGCCTGGTCACTTCACGACCGTCGACCAGTCGGGTGACTGTGCGGGGTCCAGGCCGCGGAGCCGTTGCAGGGTTCCGGGCTTCTGCACGTCGAGCCAGTCGGCCAGTTCCCTGAAGGACACGCATTTGACGTCCTTCTTCGTGCACATGGTCTTGACGACCCGGTCGACGGCCCTCATGTAGATGCCGCCGTTCCAGTCCTCGAAGTGGTTGCCGATGAACAGCGGAGCCCGACTGCCGTAGTACACGCGGTCGAAGCCGGACATGTAGGAGGCGACGGTCTCTTCCTCCCACTGGGGGTAGTTCGCCGGGTCGCCCTCGGTCTCACCCTCGGACTGGTTGTAGAGGAAGTTGAAGTCCATCGACAGGCCCTGGTACTTGCCGCCCTCGTAAGGGAGCATCTGGAGCGGGAAGTCCCATATGCCGTTCTTCTTGCGGGGCCATATCTGGAAGTCGCCGGCGGAACTGGCGTCGTAGCGCCACTTGTAGTCCTTGGCGGCCGTCAGCAGGTTCTCCTGGCCCTCCAGGCAGGGCGCCCGGCCGCCGGTGACCTCCTTCCTGAAGTCGAACGGCAGCGGATCGAGTTCCCGGAAACCGGTGTTGGTCTTCCACTTCTCGGCGAAGTCGTAGAACTGGTCGATCTCGCTCTTCCACTCCGCGACGCTCCAGTCGCCGCCGCCCTTCTCGCCGCAGAAGTGGCCGTTGAAGTGGGTGCCTATCTCGTTGCCGCCCTGCCACGCCTTGCCGAGCTGCTCCAGCGTGGTGCGTATGTGCTCGTCGGTGGCGAAGCTGATGGCCGCCGAGCCCTTGGAGTGCTGGGGCGGGGCGTAGAGGTCCTTCTTGCTCTTGGGCACGAGGTAGATGCCCGTGAGGAAGAAGGTCATGTGGGCGTCGTACTCCTCGGCCAGCTCCCGGTAGTGCGAGAAGAGGCCGTCGTCGCCCTGCAGCGCGCCGTCCCAGGAGAAGACGACGAACTGGGGCGGCTTCTGGCCCGGCTTGAGCGGCACCGGCTTCAACTGGCCCTTCGGGGGGCCGGTGTAGGAGGTGGAGCCGTCCCCGAGGACCTTCGTCCTGCCGTCCCACTCGGGTTCCCGGTCCGGCTTCGCGGCGGGCTCCCTACGGGCCCCGGAAGAGGCGGCCGGGGCGGTGGTGTCCGAGCCGGTCAGGATCAGATAGCCCGCGACCAGGGACGCGACGACGAGGAGGGCCGCCAGGGTCAGGATCCCCGGGGGTGCGCTGCGGCGGGAGGCGCGGGGTCGTCGGCGGCGGCCGGAGGGCGATTTCATGCGCGGCTCATTCTGCGAAAGGGGGTGGGGGGTACGGGGCGGTGCCGGGCGCGGGGTCAGCCGATGCCGCGGGCACCGGACCAGATGCGGTACGGGACGCTGTTCCCCGGGGAGCCCGCGATCCCGTTCAGCGGGAGGGGTTCGAGGCTCTTGCCGAGGTCGATGCGGTAGGCCACCACGGCCGTCGACACGGAGTGGGCCGTGCCGACGTACCAGGCGGCGGTGTCGTTCTGCGTGGTGCCGGCCTTCCCGGCCACC contains these protein-coding regions:
- a CDS encoding DUF4097 family beta strand repeat-containing protein is translated as MTARNATARATALAGAVVVLVAGLSACGASAGEDTDPDHRSFGLQGRTLTVDSDDSALEIVASDESPAGKVEVTRWFQGSVVVGKEPEVTWAMRDDRLVLRLKCSGIVADCSAKHRVEVPRGITVKVRDGDGTVHARGFQDPLNIRTGDGSVRVTDTTGPVEVRTGDGSIRVTGTSGPLRMRTGDGSIRANVSSLDVRTHTGDGSARLELGAVPDRVESRSSDGSVTIALPRATYRVTTETGDGGVDVSVPRDESSSHRVSAHTGDGSVTVRTVN
- a CDS encoding DUF6153 family protein, giving the protein MLCVLGLLAGLLGMHGLAPGGGLSQRAHVMQGHQARTAPASVPTTHVMPYLHCPDGHVRHADATCASAAVGGGPVLPPLVPDPVPVSVGESAVRAYAVVDSDGARAPPSLAELQLLRI
- a CDS encoding amidase domain-containing protein, which gives rise to MSGTRRRVTIVGAAATSVVAGVALLPNWSAGAAVSDDPTVDARTRATFQRLADAVFTDRTNALVGGGRADADKPLTDGFSGDVALSSGTARTEDATRSALGQRKEKLARAGETYRDASTTVTLNATRVTGRTAKAEVTETTTLTYARTRGNAPKTTGFQARHELTFTADRRGDWRLTGVRDADQGGLAVNTLSKPAPVKATAAADTMPNAPRAATTRNPAAAPKTGTTYDYKAMAAYAEKHWNAYNKDYPDFSGRGAGGDCTNFVSQSLKAGGWKHVPGYVHDYTRWFGNADIQSHSFIGVNEWSWFTQNSKRTTPLANVYQLEVGDVLQVDFDKDGSKDHTMIVTYKSGGVPYLTYHSNNTLRRSVASIVASYPNAYYYAYRT